The sequence below is a genomic window from Aspergillus nidulans FGSC A4 chromosome V.
ATCTGATGGACCGCGGCAATGGAATGTGATTCTGGTTGAGGGGTCATGTCTAGTAGCGTAGTGAGGGGgaccagctggagaatgcGCGAGGATGACAGGATCCCATCTGAGACGCCTACAGTACGAACAATATGGCAATTGTCTTCACCGTCATGTAGAAGCCCGAGGTACGGTTGGGTATCCTGTACAGAACCGAGCGAAGCACAGATGTCAAGGATCCGAACAGCGTCTTTTGGAATGCTGGAAGACgcctctgcttcttttcgaCTGCTAACAATCGAAACCTTCCGCCCGCGTTTCTCATGCTGTGGATCTGTGGTGCTTTTCGAGCGGACGCTGACTGCCGTTGAAGTGTCGTCGAAGCCTGGCTCCCATGCCTGGTTTTCGGAAGAAGGAGCACACGCCATTTCCACTTCCGCGGCGTACCTCATGCTGCTAGTACTGGAATGACTGGCCGTGTGAGCCCAGCGTCCGGAAATCAAAGGGAAGTAGACGTGTAGTTTTACCCCCTGGATAGAACTGCTGAGCCCAGACTCGATATTCTCACTGCCCCTGGAGAGAAGTAGCTCAACCGAGTGGGGAGCACGGCATGTGCACCGCAGTGCCCTCGCTATTGCCTTATGAAGACTTGCTGCTTGTAGGCGAAATTGATGGAAGACCCTGGGTAGGTTGGCCGTTCGTTTCTTTCTCATCGGTTCCAACCGGTCACTGTTTCCGAGCAGCCTTTTCGTGTCTTCATTGGATTTTTCGAGCTCACCCATCAGCTTCTGGCGACGCTTCTTGCCCAACGTGTACGTGAACCTTCGAAATTCGAATTCTAATCGAACGAAGCTTACCCCTGCCACTTGCAGCCGTTGGTGGTTCTGGCTATTATTAGTTCCACGATTCTTTACCTAACGGTTGACTCTTTTCTTCGATATCACGCACCTGGTCACCTGTAATATGCAACTTGCTCTCTAACTTCCCAAGCACAGTGTGAATGGACAAGATGATATCCATACAACAATCATACTCGTGTGCGCCAGATAACCGCTTTTTGAGCTTCCATTCCAGGTCCGGGTCCTTCCAGCCAGGGTTGTCTGGATCGTCAAGCATGCAGGCCATATCGTACTCCGAGTCGACGACGGAAGACAGTAGGTCCTCGATATTCTGGCGGAAGAATATCTTCTGCCGGCAGAGGGCGTTCATGAACACGGCGAACTCGGCACGGAACCGAATCCATTCTTTCATGGACTCG
It includes:
- a CDS encoding uncharacterized protein (transcript_id=CADANIAT00002765) encodes the protein MVTGIEVAGLILGSFPLIISGLEHYGGAFESMKEWIRFRAEFAVFMNALCRQKIFFRQNIEDLLSSVVDSEYDMACMLDDPDNPGWKDPDLEWKLKKRLSGAHEYDCCMDIILSIHTVLGKLESKLHITGDQNHQRLQVAGVSFVRLEFEFRRFTYTLGKKRRQKLMGELEKSNEDTKRLLGNSDRLEPMRKKRTANLPRVFHQFRLQAASLHKAIARALRCTCRAPHSVELLLSRGSENIESGLSSSIQGVKLHVYFPLISGRWAHTASHSSTSSMRYAAEVEMACAPSSENQAWEPGFDDTSTAVSVRSKSTTDPQHEKRGRKVSIVSSRKEAEASSSIPKDAVRILDICASLGSVQDTQPYLGLLHDGEDNCHIVRTVGVSDGILSSSRILQLVPLTTLLDMTPQPESHSIAAVHQIISAPPLAIIPRQERLCIALTLARAVLQLQPGPWLKHTWSKNDVYLFQTKQGTIETQHPVLISHFAIEQPAGPSETLTNTPKAVTGIASYQESRTSLLSLGIIIMELWFGKGIETLPFRNQFLGPDGMNNEFTDFNTAQKWQEQTLEEGGVELHNITRRCIYCAFNAASQDLNNAEFRQAVYDDVAQGLQRILARYEEG